The following proteins are co-located in the Brevibacillus laterosporus DSM 25 genome:
- a CDS encoding YaiI/YqxD family protein yields MNQKPRVLIDADACPKKALQIAVELCQKNGYELITFASYNHQFQHDNHVVVDAGSQAVDIRLTNEAKAGDIVVTQDIGLGAMVMGKGAKSLTPHGKVFTSDSIAFDLEVRNEKARFRRGGGRTKGPHARTPIDDQHFQDALMYLMQEGGE; encoded by the coding sequence ATGAATCAAAAGCCTAGAGTCTTAATTGATGCAGATGCTTGTCCAAAAAAGGCTCTCCAGATAGCAGTAGAGCTATGTCAAAAAAACGGCTATGAGCTGATCACCTTCGCTAGCTATAACCATCAATTTCAACATGATAATCATGTGGTTGTTGATGCAGGCTCGCAAGCAGTGGATATTCGTTTAACGAATGAAGCGAAAGCAGGAGATATTGTGGTGACCCAGGATATTGGTTTGGGAGCTATGGTAATGGGAAAGGGTGCAAAATCCCTGACGCCACATGGTAAAGTTTTTACTTCAGATAGCATTGCGTTTGATTTAGAAGTACGTAATGAAAAGGCGCGATTCCGGCGGGGTGGTGGACGGACAAAAGGACCACATGCTAGAACTCCAATAGACGACCAACATTTTCAGGATGCACTGATGTACCTGATGCAAGAGGGAGGGGAATAG